The following proteins are encoded in a genomic region of Phaeodactylum tricornutum CCAP 1055/1 chromosome 1, whole genome shotgun sequence:
- a CDS encoding predicted protein, with amino-acid sequence QRLRTLTAPHVDSFDYFWEQGLARGVQDIEPAEFNIVDPQKLRDNPIAKPAKAPGERSQKLLPRECRERKLVYAGEISATFCYRMIQRRNGVDFPSRPVRLNKTFGDMPIMVMSKGCHLEGTTPKQLVKLKEEDNEFGGYFIVGGIERCVRLLQVPRRNHATAIQRSSYKNRGNTYTDLGVAMRCARHNGDMSAITNTVHYLTTGGANLKFVAKKQEFLIPAILILRALSGSESQTELYERIVQGDQSNTFLVARAGLLLQDARARFGSLNTPDECLAFIGTRFRRLSQKAETTSDVEIGHHIIRRFVLIHLPTYRDKLECLLLMLRKLYAFAAGDCGVDNADSLQNQEILLPGHLMCTFIKEKFEEFLSSLRLALLSDLRKDFARTSAKLTDAKYWGKMVDRHAGKASGGIGKKVQHFLSTGNIVSTSGLDLMQVSGYTIVAERLNFLRYCAHFRSVHRGQFFMEMKTTAVRKLLPDQWGFLCPVHTPDGGPCGLLSHLALKSKVMAYPSRLDAKGMIDLDDLLLSLGVTPCGAGSRNGDGRIGSTHLHLPVSIDGRIVGGASPSVLKIIAAHLRKLKVDNPPVVPPTLEVGLVPPGNPGAPYPGLYLFTCAARLVRPVLNRASGHTEFIGPLEQGYMDIACLDEDIREGITTHQELDPTNMLSLIANLTPFSDQNQSPRNMYQCQMGKQTMGTPAHSLPYRPDNKLYRLQTPQAPVVQTSIHGEYKMDEYPNGTNAVVAVLSYTGFDMEDSVILNKSSVERGFAHASVYKTIDVSLQEEAKMTGASSSGEDVRMKFSNKVKFDKVMYPSLQDDGLPQVGDCMTEGDPLYCVVDSISGMDRAAKHKEREIAYVQSVRALGNDSGKGADNKVSITLRFPRNPVLGDKFSSRHGQKGVLSILWPQEDMPFSESGISPDVIINPHAFPSRMTIGMMVESMAGKSGALHGNFQNATPFSFHESGDKVSVDYFGEQLQAAGYNYYGSEPLYSGVSGCVMQADLYIGVVYYQRLRHMVLDKYQVRATGPTNELTRQPIKGRKKGGGIRLGEMERDSLLSHGTAFLLQDRLLNCSDKHVAYACCRCGDLLMSATERSTVQTTGQSANEAINKPKIRLYCRSAGSVEPIVLPYVYRYLVNELAAMNVKMRLAIK; translated from the exons CAGCGTTTACGAACATTGACTGCCCCGCACGTGGACAGTTTCGACTACTTCTGGGAGCAGGGATTGGCCCGGGGGGTCCAAGATATCGAACCGGCGGAATTCAATATTGTCGATCCACAGAAATTACGCGACAATCCG ATTGCCAAACCGGCCAAAGCCCCCGGGGAACGGTCTCAGAAACTCTTGCCACGTGAATGCCGGGAACGGAAGCTCGTGTATGCCGGAGAGATCTCGGCAACCTTTTGCTACCGCATGATACAGCGTCGAAATGGCGTAGATTTCCCCTCCCGACCCGTCCGATTGAACAAAACCTTTGGAGACATGCCAATCATGGTCATGAGTAAAGGTTGTCATTTGGAAGGAACCACTCCGAAACAGCTGGTGAAACTGAAAGAAGAG GATAATGAGTTCGGTGGCTACTTTATCGTTGGTGGCATCGAGCGTTGCGTCCGCTTGCTTCAAGTCCCCCGCCGGAATCATGCCACGGCTATTCAACGCTCCAGCTACAAAAACCGGGGCAATACGTATACAGATTTGGGCGTGGCCATGCGATGCGCTCGTCATAACGGGGACATGAGCGCTATTACCAACACGGTCCACTACTTGACGACCGGTGGCGCCAACCTCAAGTTTGTTGCTAAAAAGCAAGAGTTTCTCATTCCCGCTATTCTCATTCTGCGTGCTCTGAGCGGATCCGAGTCGCAAACG GAATTGTACGAGCGGATCGTGCAAGGTGATCAATCGAATACGTTCTTGGTCGCCCGGGCCGGACTGCTATTACAAGACGCAAGGGCGCGTTTTGGATCTTTGAACACTCCGGATGAGTGCCTGGCATTCATTGGCACAAGATTCCGTCGACTCAGTCAAAAAGCCGAAACAACTAGCGACGTTGAGATTGGTCATCACATTATTCGGCGCTTCGTCTTGATTCATCTACCGACGTATAGAGACAAACTAGAgtgtttgttgttgatgCTTCGCAAACTTTATGCTTTTGCGGCTGGAGATTGTGGTGTGGACAACGCGGATTCTCTGCAGAACCAAGAAATTCTGCTTCCCGGTCATTTGATGTGTACCTTCATAAAAGAAAAGTTTGAGGAATTTTTGTCAAGCTTGCGTCTCGCTCTCTTGAGTGATCTCCGGAAGGACTTCGCGCGAACTTCAGCAAAGCTAACTGACGCCAAGTACTGGGGGAAAATGGTGGATCGACACGCTGGTAAGGCGTCCGGAGGGATCGGGAAGAAAGTGCAGCACTTCCTGTCGACTGGAAACATCGTGTCGACTTCTGGTTTGGATTTAATGCAAGTTTCGGGCTACACTATTGTAGCCGAAAGATTGAATTTTTTACGATATTGTGCGCACTTTCGCTCCGTGCATCGTGGGCAGTTTTTTATGGAAATGAAGACAACAGCGGTTCGGAAACTGTTGCCAGATCAGTGGGGATTTCTGTGCCCAGTGCACACTCCTGATGGCGGGCCTTGCGGTCTACTTAGTCACTTGGCTCTGAAAAGCAAGGTTATGGCATATCCCTCCCGGCTGGATGCCAAGGGTATGATCGATCTCGATGACCTTCTGCTGTCTCTAGGAGTAACGCCGTGTGGAGCAGGTAGCCGAAATGGAGACGGACGAATTGGATCGACTCACTTACATTTACCGGTGAGCATCGATGGGCGCATCGTAGGTGGAGCTAGTCCCTCTGTTCTCAAGATTATCGCTGCTCATTTGAGAAAGCTGAAGGTCGACAATCCTCCAGTTGTCCCACCAACTCTTGAAGTTGGTCTTGTTCCCCCGGGAAATCCCGGTGCTCCGTATCCTGGGCTTTATCTATTCACGTGTGCGGCTCGACTTGTGCGTCCTGTTTTGAACCGTGCTTCCGGTCACACGGAGTTCATAGGTCCATTGGAGCAAGGTTATATGGATATTGCTTGCCTTGACGAAGATATTCGAGAAGGAATCACTACACACCAAGAACTCGACCCTACCAATATGCTGAGTTTGATTGCCAATCTGACGCCTTTTTCAGATCAAAACCAATCGCCACGAAACATGTATCAGTGTCAAATGGGGAAGCAAACGATGGGAACTCCCGCCCACTCTCTCCCATACAGACCAGACAACAAATTATATCGGCTTCAAACACCTCAAGCTCCAGTGGTTCAGACTAGTATTCATGGAGAATATAAAATGGATGAATATCCGAACGGGACAAATGCGGTGGTTG CCGTTTTGAGTTATACTGGCTTTGATATGGAGGATAGCGTTATTCTGAACAAGTCTTCGGTGGAACGAGGATTTGCACATGCTTCCGTTTACAAAACGATTGATGTAAGCCTCCAAGAGGAGGCCAAAATGACAGGAGCGTCGTCATCAGGAGAAGATGTGCGCATGAAGTTTTCGAATAAAGTGAAATTCGATAAAGTCATGTATCCAAGTTTACAAGACGACGGTTTACCACAGGTTGGCGATTGTATGACTGAGGGTGATCCTCTGTATTGTGTCGTCGATTCCATCAGTGGAATGGATAGAGCTGCAAAGCACAAAGAGCGTGAAATAGCGTACGTCCAGTCCGTTCGAGCTCTTGGCAATGACAGTGGGAAAGGAGCTGACAACAAGGTGTCAATTACGCTGCGCTTTCCACGAAATCCAGTTTTGGGAGACAAATTTTCGAGTCGACATGGTCAAAAGGGAGTTTTGAGTATTTTATGGCCTCAAGAGGACATGCCTTTTAGTGAATCTGGTATCTCCCCTGACGTGATTATCAACCCTCATGCATTCCCAAGCCGAATGACCATTGGAATGATGGTGGAGAGCATGGCAGGAAAAAGTGGGGCTTTGCATGGAAACTTTCAGAATGCTACTCCATTTTCGTTTCATGAATCAGGGGATAAAGTGTCAGTCGATTATTTCGGTGAACAACTACAGGCCGCAGGGTATAATTACTACGGAAGCGAGCCTCTGTACAGTGGGGTTTCCGGCTGTGTGATGCAAGCTGATCTCTATATTGGTGTGGTATATTACCAGCGGCTTCGTCACATGGTTTTAGACAAATATCAGGTCCGAGCCACCGGGCCAACAAACGAACTTACAAGACAGCCCATAAAAGGACGTAAGAAAGGTGGTGGTATCCGGCTTGGCGAAATGGAGCGCGACAGCCTTCTTAGCCACGGAACAGCCTTCCTGCTCCAAGACCGATTGCTCAATTGCAGCGACAAACATGTTGCATACGCGTGTTGCCGGTGCGGTGACTTGCTTATGTCGGCCACAGAGAGGAGCACTGTTCAGACAACTGGGCAGAGCGCGAACGAAGCCATCAATAAACCGAAGATCCGGCTTTATTGTCGAAGCGCCGGAT CTGTCGAGCCGATTGTACTCCCGTACGTATATCGATATCTCGTCAACGAGCTCGCTGCCATGAATGTAAAGATGCGACTCGCAATCAAATAG
- a CDS encoding predicted protein: MAPNDYSDELESEEEDEVEEEVEEPVKKKRSAKKWKDPNKPKRAMSAFFLFSQGNRVNVKEEFPEASFGEVARILARKYKELTEKEMRKWEKKAEQDKIRYQEEMKHYVPAEDPTGGGKRKKAKKDPNAPKRNMSAYFLYSIEVRPTVKADNPEATFGGIARLISEKFKALSPKERKVWDDKAIADKERYTSEMEIYKEG; this comes from the exons ATGGCGCCCAACGACTACAGTGATGAGCTTGAGagcgaagaagaggacgaagttgaagaagaagtcgAGGAACCTGTGAAGAAAAAGCGTTCCGCCAAGAAGTGGAAG GACCCCAACAAACCGAAGCGTGCCATGAGCGCATTCTTCTTGTTCTCTCAAGGTAACCGCGTGAACGTAAAGGAGGAGTTCCCTGAGGCTTCCTTCGGAGAAGTG GCCCGAATTCTCGCGCGAAAGTACAAGGAGCTTACTGAAAAGGAGATGCGCAAATGGGAAAAGAAAGCCGAACAGGACAAGATCCGTTACCAAGAGGAAATGAAGCACTACGTGCCGGCCGAAGATCCCACCGGCGGCGGTAAGCGCAAGAAGGCCAAGAAGGACCCTAATGCACCCAAGCGAAACATGTCGGCGTACTTCTTGTACTCCATTGAAGTCCGTCCCACCGTCAAGGCGGACAACCCCGAAGCCACCTTTGGAGGAATTGCCCGGCTGATCTCAGAAAAGTTCAAGGCCTTAAGCCCCAAGGAGCGTAAGGTGTGGGATGACAAAGCGATAGCTGATAAAGAGCGTTACACCTCTGAAATGGAGATCTACAAGGAGGGATAA
- the Lhcr12 gene encoding protein fucoxanthin chlorophyll a/c protein yields MKFAILASMLSAAAAFAPASQGAGKASVALNAEKSPAMPFLPYPENLKGYIGDDIGFDPLGFSDYFPMDYLRESEIKHGRICMLAVVGYIATDLGIIVHPYGSGLTSATAHDALLEKGVMGNALIWIGALEMVSYIATAEMLQGSGREPGYFGFGTKYLDGKSAEQIKKIKYQEIMNGRLAMLAFGGMVTQSVLYDKGFPYF; encoded by the exons ATGAAGTTCGCCATCCTCGCCTCCATGCTCAGCGCTGCTGCAGCTTTTGCGCCTGCTTCTCAGGGAG CAGGCAAGGCTAGCGTCGCCTTGAATGCGGAAAAGAGCCCCGCCATGCCTTTCCTCCCTTACCCGGAGAACCTCAAGGGATACATTGGTGACGACATTGGCTTTGATCCTCTCGGCTTTTCCGACTACTTCCCGATGGACTACCTCCGCGAGAGTGAAATCAAGCACGGCCGTATCTGCATGTTGGCCGTTGTCGGTTACATCGCCACGGATCTAGGCATTATTGTGCACCCCTACGGATCGGGTCTGACGTCCGCCACCGCACACGACgcacttttggaaaagggcgTCATGGGCAACGCCTTGATCTGGATCGGAGCCTTGGAAATGGTCTCCTACATTGCCACGGCCGAAATGTTGCAGGGATCGGGACGGGAACCCGGCTACTTTGGCTTCGGAACCAAGTACCTAGACGGAAAGTCCGCGGAACAGATCAAGAAGATCAAATACCAGGAAATCATGAACGGACGTCTAGCCATGCTGGCCTTTGGCGGCATGGTCACCCAATCCGTTCTTTACGACAAGGGATTTCCCTACTTTTAA
- a CDS encoding predicted protein has product MAETPLLHSRLDEIGATSCSSGMSVEASNSDEWVQAIIGRDWEIFWGQSNPDDRKEKATPPTQENMTAVELAETGRSALDIRQHGAELSTTVTRTNTDAAQRDGDANTADVLGDTEGENDGSEHSRCPKDEMELDESDIEHEPDWYDASVVAFNPDDQRFDVQFVGDEAIYRMKLRPEVVRPSAVSWVKRTKAIMQFSEIEASYDAWKLGLPNDTRLPRDREELAAIRASVERDFRPKDAVFPIDLPLDHIEHAAELVVLIRTQISLRRKLVPIVCDSDCSDDEGPTEAYVNYLASCLHELEDCCQWFNQCWTLHRKIFGVLNDNHEEMTRVTPHFLVKECLERGRTILCNIFNMDLSVAGSKRKRLHCIESVDCKGTRRTKRHKKKTVADLRNREGEDDSSGRMLDQELEHVDLLSPEKVKRMILKMTNVSPSWLTQMLGSMLRSLSENIVSPYVKWEQRCQFYLGGRQTLDVESSDGETSGKESDAVGIDDVSTPPNAHAYVNYEDIVASIECTKKDRVLQHIDLSIILANLSEKLCAIVDFESSLWHLIQSVFKDECGENANDKVLEGLRSLSNTAKAIDSPVRNVEPFGRRGSPLNREVIESAILYRLWFLDLNRVEKSRERVDVVDGVVSRMSKLPSLPSRLRCPRGETIDPSKMLSTVAPRVKKLSENYIDFKQLFSKYKSMLEDRTRKPHEPGYLLSAKGILDALNDLQKIQVVSIAEEFLASRLDVLAWMDSAQRVLNSLCPSFDDLSRVHELLVRLMSGRSETRLQITKGLLLNSDIETEVEVFTKADLDLFCDSMVKDIASMYRASASWKEKADTVLATLHSFGNCEVREAGSMQKPSAMVDLKRIEELVREYPSLRVDVEISIRQLRDVLQNCGEWSSAIMSCLSDDSKTFEEYLGSIRNIGNQTRPKGIIMDPTRQALDTLADLLEWYTGLKKEANSFVKRSERLDLLLHEGLHIVRKYSQNFPLPHFEVDIKLALGVMEISRGISKPPKLLMPAKIEAIGAGQALLARMVDVERDKVEESPMLLLLSLLWQSTVDHFLDKTPSREQTLQRALALKTVDPAQYATLNRRDTLNISSQGFYKLVQEGIKMEVECTSALIEAKSLLRDFLTDRKSIRSHLARLKDSLSNLKQRSSREACMNRLVLDKSLEIKMDQCVKQFSWLARALDYPVFQSRDHDVVIDVERRLSWENLVKLYDSIPLEDESMGDFAFVVLSVKELYDAAKSWQEEISRLTMLSLRGGKRRSNASPSQAKLSLTESQDDESSCMIDVTKVIELSEHPILDKITMPREDAVRCMLKNTKRFEVELSSFLGEDHPCPDRAPYPDMDSLVGVNGEFLLFRLTGSQPFRFLKSSISSISAIASNVFANTPGIATFDWIKKAVEWIDLLCDVVKQHPSVFERNEQRLGIDFTSALKLLKEGESIFLDVPDDLRKTLSKHKIYVSTNKEGRLTVKSKKGGAHYAVGTTAIRWCPVLFEALKSDVARTTTWESAINRLSLEFLEFRDQLASAEKLSDIHLLRYHAFHYQLARLVNEGASLVVAPPDGMVASSLKLLENLHSFIGESSNVRVAYQFADEKFNSGQSVVQDRAPLVEALVRRKSISAGSCAELNNNSDNGSFRQAGRQHFATALMKGLEHLGLQVSSDESRTLCALKAEEIERALFDQFQRFVGEQAISPEYKRQARAIKAGIADKGNAKLCGGVLQGDVDPAILVRMSDDELASPQVRQEREHAEKEAKKGVVLVPQSAAGRIVQGNHPSQNSQSKEKLQSPSDLSAVDSAASREDASTIERQKHLQSTTFGTLVKAIVSRQPPPAPPSLAASIAASQLSEMDTTFLLNSSGGDRITLSFGDGSRRFLVGFCAEGAVVDGVDGCLPNTWAEKGRLRISEFSKFVKAKLGSGKWAAAILRLVTFADKEAREFKKFYMEYETKERIAMLSLDETTKAYLVTPKFHEH; this is encoded by the exons ATGGCAGAAACTCCTCTTCTTCACAGTCGGTTAGACGAGATAGGTGCTACCAGCTGCTCGAGTGGCATGAGCGTCGAAGCTTCCAATTCGGATGAATGGGTGCAGGCAATAATTGGTCGCGATTGGGAGATTTTCTGGGGACAATCCAACCCCGACGACCGTAAGGAAAAGGCCACTCCTCCCACTCAGGAAAATATGACAGCTGTAGAACTGGCGGAGACTGGTAGGTCGGCTTTGGATATCCGTCAGCACGGTGCTGAGTTATCTACCACTGTTACACGTACGAACACTGATGCTGCTCAACGCGACGGCGACGCCAATACAGCGGACGTACTTGGTGATACGGAAGGCGAGAATGACGGGTCGGAACATAGCAGATGTCCAAAGGATGAGATGGAATTGGACGAAAGCGATATTGAGCATGAGCCCGATTGGTACGATGCGAGCGTCGTAGCCTTTAACCCTGACGATCAGAGGTTTGACGTTCAGTTTGTTGGCGATGAAGCAATATACCGAATGAAGTTACGTCCCGAGGTGGTTCGTCCGAGCGCCGTATCCTGGGTCAAGAGAACAAAAGCAATTATGCAATTCTCTGAAATTGAAGCCTCCTACGATGCATGGAAGCTTGGGCTACCAAACGATACAAGGTTGCCAAGAGATCGTGAAGAGCTGGCAGCGATCCGAGCTTCCGTAGAAAGAGACTTTAGACCCAAAGACGCAGTCTTCCCGATAGACTTGCCCTTAGACCATATAGAACATGCGGCGGAGCTTGTTGTTCTTATTCGAACGCAGATTTCCTTGAGACGTAAGCTAGTACCAATCGTTTGTGATAGTGATTGTTCCGATGATGAAGGGCCAACCGAGGCATACGTTAACTATCTTGCCTCCTGCTTACATGAGTTGGAAGATTGTTGCCAATGGTTCAACCAATGTTGGACGCTGCATCGCAAAATATTCGGCGTTTTGAATGATAATCACGAGGAGATGACTCGTGTTACCCCCCACTTTTTGGTGAAGGAATGTCTGGAGAGGGGACGCACCATTTTGTGCAACATCTTTAACATGGATCTCTCAGTTGCGGGTTCAAAGCGCAAAAGATTACATTGTATAGAATCGGTGGACTGTAAAGGAACAAGGCGAACTAAGCGccacaagaagaaaacggTAGCAGACTTGAGAAACAGAGAGGGTGAAGATGATTCCAGCGGTCGCATGTTGGATCAAGAATTGGAACACGTCGATTTACTTTCACCTGAAAAAGTCAAGCGAATGATCCTAAAAATGACAAACGTGTCGCCCTCATGGCTTACACAAATGTTAGGGTCCATGCTTCGGAGTTTATCGGAGAACATTGTCTCGCCATATGTAAAATGGGAGCAACGATGTCAGTTCTATCTTGGAGGGCGACAAACTCTCGATGTCGAGTCAAGCGATGGGGAGACAAGCGGAAAAGAGTCGGATGCAGTTGGCATCGACGACGTTTCTACTCCACCTAACGCACATGCGTATGTCAACTACGAAGATATTGTTGCATCAATTGAGTGCACAAAAAAAGACCGAGTCCTTCAACATATAGACCTCTCCATCATACTGGCCAATTTGTCAGAAAAACTATGTGCTATCGTTGATTTTGAGTCAAGCCTGTGGCACTTGATTCAGTCTGTGTTTAAGGATGAATGTGGAGAGAACGCAAATGACAAGGTCCTGGAGGGGTTGCGAAGCCTCTCTAACACTGCGAAAGCAATTGATTCGCCAGTTAGAAATGTTGAACCGTTTGGACGGAGAGGTTCTCCCCTTAATCGAGAGGTCATAGAGAGTGCGATTTTATATCGATTGTGGTTTCTTGACCTTAACCGCGTTGAGAAGTCTAGGGAACGGGTCGACGTTGTGGATGGTGTAGTTTCTCGGATGTCAAAGCTTCCTTCACTTCCTTCCCGTCTGCGCTGCCCAAGAGGGGAAACAATTGATCCGTCGAAAATGCTGAGCACCGTGGCTCCACGTGTAAAGAAGCTTTCTGAAAACTACATCGACTTCAAACAGTTGTTCAGTAAATACAAATCTATGTTAGAGGATCGCACGCGGAAACCCCATGAGCCCGGTTATCTATTATCAGCGAAGGGAATCCTTGACGCTTTGAACGATCTTCAAAAAATCCAAGTTGTATCAATCGCTGAAGAATTTCTTGCATCTCGACTAGATGTCCTTGCTTGGATGGACAGCGCACAGCGTGTTCTAAACTCGCTATGTCCCTCGTTCGATGACTTGTCCCGAGTTCACGAATTGCTAGTTCGTCTCATGAGTGGACGGTCAGAAACAAGACTTCAAATAACCAAGGGTCTGCTGTTAAATTCTGACATCGAAACGGAGGTCGAGGTTTTTACGAAGGCCGATTTGGACCTGTTTTGCGACTCGATGGTCAAGGATATTGCTTCAATGTATAGAGCATCCGCTTCCTGGAAAGAGAAAGCCGACACCGTTTTAGCAACACTACACAGCTTCGGAAACTGTGAAGTTCGGGAGGCTGGTTCTATGCAGAAGCCTTCTGCGATGGTAGATCTCAAGCGGATTGAAGAACTTGTACGAGAGTATCCGAGTCTCCGGGTCGACGTGGAGATTAGCATTCGTCAGTTACGGGATGTGCTTCAAAATTGTGGTGAATGGTCATCTGCAATCATGTCTTGTCTTTCCGATGATTCGAAGACGTTTGAAGAATACTTAGGCAGCATTCGTAATATAGGCAATCAGACCAGGCCAAAAGGTATCATTATGGATCCAACGAGGCAGGCACTTGATACTCTGGCGGACTTGCTTGAATGGTATACTGGGCTTAAAAAGGAAGCTAACAGCTTTGTAAAGAGATCAGAGCGTTTGGATCTTCTCCTCCACGAAGGATTGCATATCGTTCGAAAATACAGTCAAAACTTTCCTTTGCCGCACTTCGAAGTCGACATAAAGTTGGCGTTGGGCGTGATGGAAATTTCGCGGGGAATAAGCAAGCCGCCGAAGCTTCTAATGCCAGCCAAGATTGAAGCAATTGGCGCTGGTCAGGCTTTACTTGCTCGCATGGTTGACGTGGAACGTGACAAGGTCGAAGAATCACCTATGCTCCTCCTCTTGTCTTTGTTGTGGCAATCAACAGTCGACCACTTTTTAGACAAAACTCCTTCGCGGGAACAGACCCTCCAGCGAGCTTTGGCGTTGAAGACCGTGGATCCTGCACAGTATGCTACTCTGAATCGAAGAGACACTTTGAACATCTCAAGCCAAGGGTTCTACAAACTGGTGCAGGAAGGGATCAAGATGGAAGTGGAGTGTACAAGCGCGCTGATCGAAGCAAAGAGTTTATTACGGGACTTTTTGACTGACCGAAAATCTATCCGTTCTCATCTCGCTCGCCTTAAGGACTCTCTGTCGAATCTGAAGCAACGATCTTCACGTGAAGCTTGCATGAACAGGCTGGTTCTCGATAAATCGCTCGAAATTAAAATGGATCAATGCGTTAAACAATTCAGCTGGCTG GCCCGTGCTTTGGACTACCCTGTCTTTCAATCGCGAGACCATGATGTCGTGATTGATGTTGAACGTCGACTTTCATGGGAAAATCTTGTGAAGCTATACGACAGTATTCCACTGGAGGACGAATCAATGGGAGACTTTGCCTTCGTAGTTTTGTCGGTAAAAGAGTTGTATGACGCAGCAAAATCTTGGCAAGAAGAGATTTCACGTCTTACAATGCTATCCCTGCGAGGGGGTAAACGGAGATCCAATGCCTCCCCTTCGCAAGCAAAACTTTCATTGACGGAAAGTCAAGACGACGAATCTTCATGCATGATTGACGTTACGAAGGTGATAGAGCTTTCAGAACACCCGATTCTTGACAAG ATAACCATGCCCCGAGAAGATGCTGTTCGTTGTATGTTGAAAAATACAAAACGGTTTGAGGTAGAGTTGAGTTCGTTTCTTGGAGAAGACCACCCTTGTCCCGACAGGGCCCCCTATCCAGATATGGATTCCCTAGTCGGTGTAAATGGCGAATTTCTTTTATTTAGATTGACAGGTAGCCAACCTTTTCGCTTCTTGAAGTCATCTATATCTTCGATATCTGCGATAGCGAGCAATGTTTTTGCGAACACTCCAGGAATCGCAACCTTTGACTGGATCAAAAAGGCGGTTGAGTGGATCGACTTGCTTTGTGATGTAGTGAAACAACACCCGTCAGTGTTTGAACGAAATGAACAAAGGCTTGGGATAGACTTTACAAGCGCATTAAAACTTTTGAAAGAAGGTGAATCTATCTTCCTTGATGTTCCGGACGACCTGCGAAAAACGCTTAGCAAGCATAAAATATACGTATCGACCAACAAGGAAGGTAGACTTACGGTCAAGTCGAAAAAAGGGGGTGCTCATTACGCGGTCGGAACCACCGCTATTCGTTGGTGTCCTGTATTATTTGAAGCCCTTAAATCGGACGTTGCACGTACCACAACATGGGAAAGTGCAATTAATAGGCTTTCTCTCGAGTTTCTTGAGTTTCGAGATCAGCTTGCAAGTGCAGAGAAGCTGTCGGACATTCATTTGCTTCGGTATCATGCATTCCATTACCAGCTTGCCAGACTTGTCAATGAAGGAGCTAGCTTGGTAGTCGCCCCTCCCGACGGAATGGTAGCCTCCTCTCTGAAACTATTGGAAAACCTGCATTCCTTCATTGGTGAAAGCTCGAATGTTAGGGTTGCGTACCAATTTGCTGATGAGAAATTCAATAGCGGACAATCAGTGGTGCAGGACCGAGCACCACTGGTCGAGGCTCTGGTGAGAAGGAAGTCTATCTCTGCAGGTTCTTGCGCTGAGCTGAACAACAATAGTGATAATGGGTCGTTTCGGCAAGCTGGTCGACAGCATTTTGCCACAGCGTTGATGAAAGGGCTGGAACATTTAGGGCTTCAGGTCTCATCTGATGAGTCGAGGACACTCTGCGCTCTGAAAGCAGAGGAGATTGAAAGGGCACTATTTGATCAATTTCAGCGTTTTGTTGGTGAGCAAGCCATCTCTCCTGAATACAAAAGGCAGGCAAGAGCAATTAAAGCCGGCATCGCAGATAAAGGCAATGCGAAACTATGCGGAGGTGTACTACAAGGGGATGTTGATCCTGCGATATTAGTCCGAATGTCAGATGACGAGTTAGCCAGTCCGCAGGTCAGGCAAGAACGAGAACAcgccgaaaaggaagcgaAGAAAGGTGTTGTGCTGGTTCCACAGTCAGCGGCCGGTCGAATTGTCCAAGGCAATCATCCATCTCAAAATAGTCAGAGCAAGGAGAAGCTGCAATCGCCCTCTGACCTTTCAGCCGTGGACAGCGCCGCATCGAGAGAAGATGCGAGTACCATTGAACGCCAAAAGCATTTGCAATCTACTACGTTTGGTACTTTAGTTAAAGCAATAGTTTCTAGGCAGCCCCCTCCTGCGCCCCCCTCACTTGCCGCCTCTATTGCAGCGTCGCAACTCTCAGAGATGGATACAACGTTTCTGTTAAATTCGTCTGGTGGAGATCGCATTACTTTGTCCTTCGGCGATGGTTCTCGACGATTCCTTGTTGGGTTCTGCGCGGAAGGCGCTGTTGTTGACGGTGTGGATGGTTGCCTTCCAAATACATGGGCGGAGAAAGGGCGCTTAAGAATATCTGAGTTCTCGAAATTTGTCAAAGCAAAGCTAGGAAGCGGGAAGTGGGCCGCAGCCATACTTCGCTTAGTCACGTTTGCCGATAAAGAAGCCAGAGAGTTCAAGAAATTTTATATGGAATACGAGACGAAAGAGCGGATCGCTATGCTTAGTTTGGATGAAACAACCAAGGCTTACCTGGTAACGCCGAAATTTCACGAGCAT
- a CDS encoding predicted protein — translation MRILFVSIFVVAALSKANAFTAVSRSQTLASLAQGGVLADCRATSIRPLRMADEKDEEFWRQQKVLIREMSGATERAIRAEQKQKFAIRRNALVSDTAFIGFFIFCSLWSVFDNPFVAFSYAFGASLGLAYAYGLGKYVESIGVVSFDAPEPGDGVGQARLAFLFILFIIVGKFRAQGLLELPASK, via the coding sequence ATGAGAATTCTTTTCGTGAGTATCTTTGTAGTCGCGGCGCTGTCGAAAGCAAACGCTTTTACGGCCGTATCACGTTCGCAAACACTCGCGTCACTTGCACAGGGCGGCGTACTTGCAGATTGTCGAGCCACGTCGATTAGACCGCTGCGCATGGCCGATGAGAAGGACGAAGAGTTTTGGAGGCAGCAAAAAGTACTCATACGAGAGATGTCGGGAGCGACCGAACGAGCAATTCGGGCggagcaaaagcaaaaatttgCTATACGACGGAATGCGTTGGTCAGCGATACAGCTTTTATTGGATTTTTCAtcttttgcagcctctggTCGGTCTTCGACAATCCGTTTGTCGCCTTTTCTTACGCGTTTGGTGCGTCTTTGGGGCTGGCGTACGCCTACGGACTCGGAAAATATGTAGAGAGCATCGGTGTGGTCTCTTTCGATGCTCCGGAACCTGGTGATGGCGTCGGGCAAGCTCGTCTCGCATTCCTATTCATTTTATTCATCATTGTCGGAAAGTTCCGAGCGCAAGGCCTGTTAGAGCTGCCAGCCAGTAAGTGA